A single Paenibacillus sp. FSL R5-0517 DNA region contains:
- a CDS encoding EcsC family protein: MDSRETLDQELEQILKWEKQQKDLFIWDKIGRLPFAMLDKVMPKALKQKIGDSLNDVGQYVQHGGKFLVQKKKVAKLLQEEAEKSGYSMIDTTYRLEQEAETEGTTKIHSVEKLPLQVLDQVADNITESRTKFAAAQGAATGFGGIVTIAADIPMVMGLSLKVLQEMALCYGYDPDEPLERIFIVKCLQFSSADIVGKKAIIEELAAYDDPDKPIEVVSQMQGWREVFNSYSESFGWKKLFQLIPIAGMVFGSVSNKNTIRDVAEAGKMLYKKRLILQRLK; this comes from the coding sequence ATGGATTCACGCGAAACCTTGGACCAGGAACTGGAACAGATTTTGAAATGGGAAAAACAACAGAAGGACTTGTTTATATGGGATAAAATTGGGCGTTTGCCCTTTGCGATGTTGGATAAAGTGATGCCTAAAGCGTTAAAACAGAAAATTGGAGATTCCCTGAATGACGTTGGGCAGTATGTCCAGCATGGGGGAAAGTTCCTCGTACAGAAGAAAAAAGTAGCTAAGCTGCTGCAAGAGGAAGCCGAGAAGTCCGGTTATTCCATGATAGATACGACCTATCGTTTGGAGCAGGAAGCTGAAACCGAGGGCACAACGAAGATTCATAGTGTGGAAAAGTTGCCGCTTCAAGTGTTGGACCAGGTGGCTGATAACATTACCGAGAGTCGAACCAAATTTGCTGCGGCACAGGGTGCAGCTACAGGTTTTGGTGGCATTGTAACTATTGCAGCAGATATTCCGATGGTGATGGGACTTTCCCTGAAGGTGCTTCAGGAGATGGCGCTATGTTACGGCTATGATCCAGATGAACCGCTGGAGCGCATCTTTATTGTGAAATGTCTGCAATTCTCATCCGCTGATATCGTAGGCAAGAAAGCGATCATTGAAGAACTCGCCGCATACGACGACCCGGACAAGCCGATTGAAGTGGTATCGCAGATGCAGGGCTGGCGAGAAGTTTTTAATTCCTATAGTGAATCCTTTGGCTGGAAGAAGCTGTTCCAGCTCATTCCAATTGCCGGCATGGTGTTTGGATCAGTGAGCAACAAAAATACGATCCGGGATGTAGCGGAGGCAGGCAAAATGCTGTACAAAAAACGTCTGATCCTTCAGCGTTTGAAGTAA